In the genome of Fulvivirga maritima, one region contains:
- a CDS encoding siderophore-interacting protein has protein sequence MTKDNSGKGQAAVMKGILTVKEKTYLTPHYIRIILGGDDIQKYELAQVGDNNKIILPKDGKVTLPELGGKGDRPKGLIRTYTLRSLDLEKGEMAVDFVAHGDSGPASKWAIEAQPGDELGVLMKQKNKKLFPLADWYCITGDHTALPVISVMLESLPADAQGTAVIEVHSEADKLDLKKPDNIEVVWTYNEAPGEHTTLVPYFNELEIPQEGSRFIFAAAEYNVVKEIQEILRTEDSLQRSEWQSYSYWKYGQAEDDSAKKRSEVAHRGN, from the coding sequence ATGACAAAAGATAACAGTGGAAAAGGACAAGCAGCAGTGATGAAGGGAATTCTTACTGTTAAAGAGAAAACATACCTAACTCCTCATTATATAAGGATTATTCTCGGCGGAGATGATATTCAAAAATATGAGTTAGCTCAGGTAGGTGATAATAACAAGATTATTTTACCTAAAGATGGAAAGGTAACACTCCCTGAACTCGGAGGTAAAGGGGATAGGCCAAAAGGGCTCATCAGAACCTATACGCTAAGAAGTTTAGACTTAGAAAAAGGGGAGATGGCTGTTGATTTTGTAGCACATGGAGATAGCGGTCCTGCTTCTAAATGGGCTATAGAAGCACAACCAGGCGATGAGCTGGGGGTGTTAATGAAGCAGAAAAATAAAAAGCTGTTTCCGTTGGCCGACTGGTATTGTATTACCGGTGATCATACTGCACTGCCTGTTATTAGTGTCATGCTGGAGTCACTGCCAGCCGATGCTCAGGGAACAGCAGTAATAGAAGTACATAGTGAAGCAGATAAATTAGACCTTAAAAAGCCAGATAATATTGAAGTGGTGTGGACTTATAATGAGGCTCCTGGTGAGCACACTACATTAGTTCCTTATTTCAATGAACTGGAAATACCACAAGAGGGTAGTAGGTTTATTTTCGCTGCGGCTGAATATAATGTAGTTAAAGAAATTCAAGAAATCCTGAGGACGGAAGATAGTCTTCAGAGGAGTGAATGGCAATCTTATTCCTATTGGAAATATGGGCAGGCAGAAGATGATTCTGCTAAAAAACGAAGCGAAGTTGCTCATAGGGGAAATTGA